One window of the Pararge aegeria chromosome 22, ilParAegt1.1, whole genome shotgun sequence genome contains the following:
- the LOC120633777 gene encoding syntaxin-12: MSERERDPISSSSRDYGAVAPPPAVAFADFSPTELYNLSEGIADNVNTINTGLRALEKMMRQIGGPNDSVQHRDKIHDTQQNVNSSVSATARDIQRLGVVVRRGDKPQKLQVERLTQAFSDALAKYSSVQKQVSEKMAAHMPTQGRPKNDPRMLEEQAIADDEEASLIQNQQAQARLVQFETSMLLDKEAYINKIEADVLDVTQIMQDLSEMVNAQAQTIDTVETHIYAASAGVEAGVDELAKAAEHQRRYRRKMFFCSLIGIVLAIILIVWLVKAFR; this comes from the exons ATGTCTGAACGAGAAAGAGATCCAATAAGTAGTTCAAGCCGTGACTATGGAGCTGTCGCACCGCCCCCAGCAGTCGCCTTCGCAGATTTCAGCCCCACAGAGCTGTACAACCTCAGCGAAGGTATAGCAGACAATGTCAACACTATCAATACAGGCCTGCGTGCATTGGAGAAGATGATGAGACAAATTGGTGGGCCCAATGACAGTGTGCAGCATAGAGACAAGAT CCACGACACACAACAGAATGTCAACAGTTCTGTGTCAGCGACCGCGAGGGATATACAGAGGCTGGGCGTGGTCGTTAGAAGAGGGGACAAGCCACAGAAGTTACAGGTTGAGAGGCTTACGCAGGCCTTCAGTGATGCCCTCGCCAAGTATTCTTCTGTGCAAAAG CAAGTATCAGAAAAAATGGCCGCCCATATGCCGACGCAGGGCCGGCCTAAGAACGACCCTCGAATGCTGGAAGAGCAAGCCATAGCTGATGATGAGGAAGCTTCTTTGATCCAGAATCAACAAGCGCAG gcacGTCTAGTACAATTCGAGACTAGCATGCTATTAGACAAGGAGGcgtacataaacaaaatagagGCAGACGTGCTGGACGTCACACAGATCATGCAAGATCTTTCTGAAATGGTGAATGCGCAAGCGCAGACCATCG ATACAGTAGAAACTCACATCTACGCGGCCAGCGCGGGGGTAGAAGCCGGTGTGGATGAACTGGCCAAGGCGGCTGAACACCAACGTCGGTACCGGCGGAAGATGTTCTTCTGCTCCCTAATTGGCATCGTGTTGGCCATCATACTCATCGTGTGGCTTGTCAAGGCTTTCAGATAG